The Pseudomonas parafulva genome window below encodes:
- the prmA gene encoding 50S ribosomal protein L11 methyltransferase yields the protein MPWLQVRLAISPEQAETYEDALLEVGAVSVTFMDAEDQPIFEPDLNTTPLWSHTHLLALFEADAEPEQVFAHLRLLTGDTLPEHQAEVIEDQDWERSWMDNFQPMRFGQRLWIVPSWHQAPQPEAVNLLLDPGLAFGTGTHPTTALCLEWLDGQALDGVQVLDFGCGSGILAIAALLLGAREAVGTDIDVQALEASRDNAGRNGIAEQRLALYLPEQLPALQADVLVANILAGPLVSLAPQLSGLVRPGGLLALSGILAEQGEEVAKAYADDFDLDPIAERDGWVRISGRRR from the coding sequence ATGCCCTGGCTGCAAGTACGCCTGGCCATCAGCCCGGAACAAGCCGAAACCTACGAAGACGCGCTGCTGGAAGTCGGCGCCGTCTCGGTCACGTTCATGGACGCCGAAGATCAGCCGATCTTCGAGCCCGACCTCAACACCACGCCACTGTGGTCGCACACTCATCTGCTGGCGCTGTTCGAGGCCGACGCCGAGCCTGAGCAGGTGTTCGCCCACCTGCGCCTGCTGACCGGCGACACGCTGCCGGAGCACCAGGCCGAGGTGATCGAGGACCAGGACTGGGAGCGCAGCTGGATGGACAACTTCCAGCCCATGCGCTTCGGTCAGCGCCTGTGGATCGTGCCGAGCTGGCACCAGGCGCCGCAGCCCGAGGCGGTGAACCTGCTGCTCGATCCGGGCCTGGCCTTCGGCACCGGCACCCACCCCACCACCGCCCTGTGCCTGGAATGGCTCGACGGTCAGGCGCTGGACGGCGTTCAGGTGCTGGACTTCGGCTGCGGCTCGGGCATCCTGGCCATCGCCGCGCTGCTGCTCGGCGCCCGCGAGGCGGTCGGCACCGACATCGACGTGCAGGCCCTGGAGGCCTCGCGTGACAACGCCGGGCGCAACGGCATCGCCGAACAGCGCCTGGCGCTTTACCTGCCTGAGCAGTTGCCGGCCCTGCAAGCCGACGTGCTGGTCGCCAACATCCTCGCCGGGCCGCTGGTGTCGCTGGCGCCGCAGTTGTCCGGCCTGGTGCGCCCCGGTGGCTTGCTGGCGTTGTCGGGCATCCTCGCCGAACAGGGCGAAGAGGTGGCCAAGGCCTATGCTGACGATTTCGACCTGGACCCGATCGCCGAACGCGACGGCTGGGTGCGCATCAGTGGCCGTCGCCGCTGA
- a CDS encoding acetoin dehydrogenase dihydrolipoyllysine-residue acetyltransferase subunit gives MSQIHTLTMPKWGLSMSEGRVDTWLKQEGDTLNAGEEVLDVETDKINGSVESPFTGVLRRCVAQPDETLPVGALLAVVVEGEADEAEIDAVVQRFQAEFVADGGSDQPQGPLPQKAEVGGRLLRWFELGEGDTPLVLVHGFAGDLNNWLFNHPALAAERRVIALDLPGHGESAKALQRGDLDELSAALLALLDHLGIARAHLAGHSMGGAVCLNAARLAPQRVASLTLVASAALGETLNGRYLHDFIEAGSRNALKGPMSQLFADATQVTRQMLEDMLKFKRLEGVDAALRQLAAALAEGDRQRHDLRSVTAEHPTLLVWGAEDAIIPASHADGLSAQAQVLPGVGHMVQMEAADAVNAAVLAFLRQP, from the coding sequence ATGAGCCAGATCCATACCCTGACCATGCCCAAGTGGGGCCTGTCGATGAGCGAAGGCCGGGTCGATACCTGGCTCAAGCAGGAAGGCGACACGCTCAACGCCGGCGAGGAAGTGCTGGACGTCGAGACCGACAAGATCAACGGCAGCGTCGAGTCGCCATTCACCGGCGTGCTACGTCGCTGCGTCGCCCAGCCCGACGAAACCCTGCCGGTGGGTGCGCTGCTGGCGGTGGTGGTCGAGGGCGAAGCCGACGAGGCCGAGATCGACGCCGTGGTGCAGCGCTTCCAGGCCGAGTTCGTCGCCGACGGCGGCAGCGACCAGCCCCAGGGGCCGCTACCGCAGAAGGCCGAGGTCGGTGGGCGCCTGCTGCGCTGGTTCGAGCTGGGCGAAGGCGACACACCGCTGGTGCTGGTGCACGGCTTTGCCGGCGACTTGAACAACTGGCTGTTCAACCACCCGGCCCTGGCCGCCGAACGGCGGGTGATCGCCCTCGACCTGCCCGGCCACGGCGAATCGGCCAAGGCCCTGCAGCGCGGTGACCTGGACGAACTGAGCGCGGCGCTGCTGGCCCTGCTCGATCACCTGGGCATTGCCCGCGCCCACCTGGCCGGCCACTCCATGGGCGGCGCGGTATGCCTGAATGCGGCGCGCCTGGCGCCGCAGCGAGTGGCCAGCCTGACCCTGGTCGCCAGCGCCGCACTGGGCGAAACCCTCAACGGCCGGTACCTGCACGACTTCATCGAGGCCGGCAGCCGCAATGCCCTGAAAGGACCGATGAGCCAGCTGTTCGCCGACGCCACGCAGGTGACTCGGCAAATGCTCGAGGACATGCTCAAGTTCAAGCGCCTGGAGGGCGTGGACGCCGCCTTGCGCCAACTGGCGGCGGCGCTGGCCGAGGGCGACCGGCAACGGCACGACCTGCGCAGCGTGACCGCCGAGCACCCGACGCTGCTGGTCTGGGGCGCCGAGGACGCGATCATCCCAGCGTCCCATGCCGACGGGCTGAGCGCCCAGGCGCAGGTGCTACCGGGTGTCGGGCACATGGTGCAGATGGAGGCTGCCGACGCGGTAAACGCTGCCGTGCTGGCGTTCCTGCGCCAACCCTGA
- a CDS encoding alpha-ketoacid dehydrogenase subunit beta has protein sequence MARKISYQQAINEALAQEMRRDSTVFIIGEDVAGGAGAPGEDDAWGGVLGVTKGLYHQFPGRVLDAPLSEIGYVGAAVGAATQGLRPVCELMFVDFAGCCLDQILNQAAKFRYMFGGKAVTPLVMRTMYGAGLRAAAQHSQMLTSLWTHIPGLKVVCPATPYDAKGLLIQAIRDNDPVIFCEHKLLYGLQGEVPEEVYTVPFGEASYLRDGDDVTLVTYGRMVHVALEAAANLARQGIDCEVLDLRTTSPLDEDSILESVEKTGRLVVIDEANPRCSMATDISALVAQKAFCALKGPIEMVTAPHTPVPFSDALEDLYLPDAAKIEAAVHKVIDAARNAA, from the coding sequence ATGGCTAGAAAGATCAGCTACCAGCAGGCCATCAATGAGGCCCTGGCTCAGGAAATGCGCCGCGACAGCACGGTGTTCATCATTGGCGAGGACGTGGCCGGCGGCGCCGGTGCGCCCGGCGAGGACGACGCCTGGGGGGGCGTGCTCGGCGTGACCAAGGGCCTGTACCACCAGTTTCCCGGCCGCGTGCTGGATGCGCCGCTCTCGGAAATCGGCTACGTCGGCGCGGCGGTCGGCGCCGCGACCCAAGGGCTGCGCCCGGTCTGCGAACTGATGTTCGTCGACTTCGCCGGCTGCTGCCTGGACCAGATCCTCAACCAGGCCGCCAAGTTTCGCTACATGTTCGGCGGCAAGGCCGTGACCCCGCTGGTGATGCGCACCATGTACGGCGCGGGCCTGCGCGCCGCCGCCCAGCACTCGCAGATGCTCACCTCGCTGTGGACGCACATCCCCGGCCTGAAAGTGGTGTGCCCGGCCACGCCCTACGACGCCAAGGGCCTGCTGATCCAGGCGATCCGCGACAACGACCCGGTGATCTTCTGCGAGCACAAGCTGCTGTATGGCCTGCAGGGCGAGGTGCCGGAAGAGGTGTACACGGTGCCGTTCGGCGAGGCCAGCTACCTGCGCGACGGCGACGACGTGACCCTGGTGACCTACGGGCGCATGGTCCACGTCGCGCTGGAAGCCGCCGCCAACCTGGCCCGCCAGGGTATCGACTGCGAAGTGCTGGACCTGCGCACCACCAGCCCGCTGGATGAGGACAGCATTCTGGAGAGCGTGGAGAAGACCGGCCGACTGGTGGTGATCGACGAAGCCAACCCGCGCTGCTCGATGGCCACCGACATCAGCGCACTGGTGGCGCAGAAAGCCTTCTGCGCGCTCAAGGGCCCGATCGAGATGGTCACCGCGCCGCACACGCCGGTGCCGTTCTCCGACGCGCTGGAAGACCTTTACCTGCCGGACGCGGCGAAGATCGAAGCGGCCGTGCATAAAGTGATCGACGCTGCGAGGAATGCCGCATGA
- a CDS encoding thiamine pyrophosphate-dependent dehydrogenase E1 component subunit alpha: MSTELSSAQLLHAYEVMRTIRAFEERLHVEFATGEIPGFVHLYAGEEASAAGVMAHLRDSDCIASTHRGHGHCIAKGVDVHGMMAEIYGKRTGVCGGKGGSMHIADLGKGMLGANGIVGAGAPLVAGAALAAKLKGRDDVAVAFFGDGASNEGAVFEAMNLASIMNLPCIFVAENNGYAEATASTWSVACDHIADRAAGFGMPGVTIDGFDFFAVYEAAAAAIARARAGQGPSLIEVKLSRYYGHFEGDAQTYRAPDEVKNLREQRDCLLQFRDKTTRAGLLDAAQLDAIDARVADLIEEAVLRAKADPKPQPADLLTDVYVAYP, encoded by the coding sequence ATGTCCACTGAGCTCAGTTCAGCGCAATTGCTGCATGCCTATGAAGTGATGCGCACCATCCGCGCCTTCGAGGAACGCCTGCACGTGGAGTTCGCCACTGGCGAGATCCCCGGTTTCGTCCACCTGTATGCCGGCGAGGAAGCGTCGGCAGCCGGGGTCATGGCGCACCTGCGCGACAGCGACTGCATCGCGTCCACCCACCGCGGCCACGGCCATTGCATCGCCAAGGGCGTCGATGTGCACGGCATGATGGCCGAGATCTACGGTAAGCGCACCGGCGTGTGCGGCGGCAAGGGTGGCTCGATGCACATCGCCGACCTGGGCAAGGGCATGCTCGGCGCCAACGGCATCGTCGGGGCTGGCGCACCCTTGGTGGCCGGTGCGGCGCTGGCGGCCAAGCTCAAGGGCCGCGACGACGTGGCGGTGGCCTTCTTCGGCGACGGCGCCTCCAACGAAGGTGCGGTGTTCGAGGCGATGAACCTGGCCTCGATCATGAACCTGCCGTGCATCTTCGTCGCCGAGAACAACGGCTACGCCGAAGCCACTGCGTCCACCTGGTCGGTGGCCTGCGACCACATCGCCGACCGCGCCGCCGGGTTCGGCATGCCCGGAGTGACCATCGACGGCTTCGACTTCTTCGCCGTCTACGAAGCCGCCGCTGCCGCCATCGCGCGCGCCCGCGCCGGGCAAGGGCCGTCGCTGATCGAGGTCAAGCTCAGCCGCTACTACGGTCACTTCGAGGGCGACGCCCAGACCTACCGTGCCCCGGACGAGGTGAAGAACCTGCGCGAGCAGCGCGACTGCCTGCTGCAGTTCCGCGACAAGACCACCCGCGCCGGCCTGCTCGACGCCGCCCAGCTCGACGCCATCGACGCCCGCGTCGCCGACCTGATCGAGGAGGCCGTACTCCGCGCCAAGGCCGACCCCAAGCCACAACCGGCCGACCTGCTCACCGACGTCTACGTCGCCTATCCCTGA
- a CDS encoding ATP-NAD kinase family protein, translating into MTQPGPTLGIIANPASGRDLRRLTSSAGLHSSTDKASAIQRLLAAFGATGVAKVLLPSDMTGIAAAVLKASQGPGASLQHWPAVEILDLPLTQTVADTHLAARRMRERGVDLIAVLGGDGTHKAVAAHVGDIPLLTLSTGTNNAFPQLREATSAGLAAGLVATGRVPASLALRRNKRLLVKVPEQGLCEWALVEVAVSPQRFVGARALSRREDLDEIFACFAEPHAIGLSALCGLWQPVSREAPLGSWVRLSPGAEQALIVPLAPGLLQGCGISASGTLSPDTPQRPHLRAGTLALDGEREIEFAAHDTPTITLDLHGPLTVEVEAVLAHAARHRLLAVTHGHRLHPATPC; encoded by the coding sequence ATGACGCAGCCCGGCCCCACCCTCGGAATCATCGCCAACCCGGCCTCCGGTCGCGACTTGCGGCGCCTGACCAGCAGCGCCGGGCTGCACTCGAGCACCGACAAGGCCTCGGCCATCCAGCGCCTGCTCGCGGCCTTCGGCGCCACGGGCGTGGCCAAGGTGCTACTACCCAGCGACATGACCGGGATCGCCGCTGCCGTACTCAAGGCCAGCCAAGGGCCGGGGGCGAGTCTGCAGCACTGGCCGGCCGTGGAAATCCTCGACCTGCCCCTGACCCAGACCGTCGCCGACACCCACCTGGCCGCCCGCCGCATGCGCGAGCGCGGCGTGGACCTGATCGCCGTGCTGGGCGGCGACGGTACCCACAAGGCGGTGGCGGCGCACGTGGGCGACATCCCGTTGCTGACCTTGTCCACCGGCACCAACAACGCCTTCCCACAACTGCGCGAAGCCACCAGCGCCGGACTCGCTGCCGGGCTGGTGGCTACGGGTCGGGTGCCCGCCAGCCTGGCGCTGCGGCGCAACAAGCGACTGCTGGTGAAGGTGCCCGAGCAGGGCCTGTGCGAATGGGCGCTGGTCGAAGTGGCGGTCTCGCCCCAGCGTTTCGTCGGCGCCCGCGCCCTCAGCCGGCGCGAGGATCTCGACGAAATCTTCGCCTGCTTCGCCGAGCCCCACGCCATCGGTTTGTCGGCCCTGTGCGGGTTGTGGCAGCCGGTGAGCCGCGAGGCGCCGCTGGGCAGTTGGGTGCGCCTGAGCCCCGGTGCCGAGCAGGCGCTGATCGTGCCGCTGGCCCCTGGCCTGCTGCAAGGCTGCGGCATCAGCGCCAGCGGCACGCTGAGCCCGGACACCCCGCAGCGTCCGCACCTGCGTGCCGGCACCCTGGCGCTCGACGGCGAGCGCGAGATCGAATTCGCCGCCCACGACACCCCGACCATCACCCTCGACCTGCACGGCCCGTTGACCGTCGAGGTCGAGGCCGTGCTCGCCCACGCCGCCCGTCATCGCCTGCTGGCCGTGACCCACGGCCACCGACTGCACCCTGCAACCCCGTGTTGA
- a CDS encoding sigma-54-dependent Fis family transcriptional regulator: MLAAHSRAHVDCVSRVVKNAERLPQAPVPPLILDSWRRSMEVYRLDPASQQGPRILSQRLLNECRERAELFLRIAGDAVARLHEQVRGADYCVLLTDAQGQTIDYRVETNIRSDCRKAGLDLGACWSEGEEGTCGVAAVLTSKAPVTVHKRDHFRAAFIGLTCTAAPVFDPLGDLLGVIDVSALRSPDERRSQHLIRQLVERTAREIENAFFMHQAQGHWVMRAHGTPGYVESQPDYLLAWDAEGRLQALNSLARQCLVQRLGRLPAHIGELFDQAQLRQVCNASAQRLPGLGGLYGRVSAPRQRTPASPLHSAQDSRIAQHLRLATRVKDCNLAVLVEGETGAGKEVFARQVHHQSQRSAGPFITLNCAAIPESLIESELFGYVAGAFTGASSKGMQGLLQQAHGGTLFLDEIGDMPLNLQTRLLRVLAEGEVAPLGAARRERVDIQVIAATHRDLAARVAQGLFREDLYYRLANARFALPPLRAREDRLGLIQRLLAEEAVACGVDVVLSDAALQALLEYRWPGNLRQLRQVLRYACAVSEGGQVQCRDLPHEVRGEVLETGDGVVSCPARQALLDALIRHRWKPADAARALGISRATLYRRVHEHRIEMPRMKG; encoded by the coding sequence ATGCTTGCCGCGCATTCCCGAGCCCACGTCGATTGCGTCAGTCGCGTGGTGAAAAACGCCGAGCGCTTGCCCCAGGCGCCCGTACCGCCGCTGATCCTCGACTCCTGGCGACGCTCCATGGAGGTGTACCGTCTGGACCCGGCCTCCCAGCAGGGCCCGCGCATCCTTTCACAACGCCTGCTCAACGAATGCCGCGAACGCGCCGAGCTGTTCCTGCGCATCGCCGGCGATGCCGTGGCGCGCCTGCATGAACAGGTGCGCGGCGCCGACTACTGCGTGCTGCTCACCGATGCCCAGGGGCAGACCATCGATTACCGGGTCGAGACGAACATCCGCAGCGACTGCCGCAAGGCCGGGCTGGACCTGGGCGCCTGCTGGTCCGAAGGCGAAGAGGGCACCTGTGGGGTCGCGGCGGTGCTGACCAGCAAGGCGCCGGTGACGGTGCACAAGCGCGATCACTTTCGCGCCGCGTTCATCGGCCTGACCTGTACGGCGGCGCCGGTGTTCGACCCGCTGGGCGACCTGCTGGGGGTGATCGACGTTTCCGCGCTGCGCTCGCCCGATGAACGGCGCAGCCAGCACCTGATCCGCCAACTGGTCGAACGCACGGCGCGGGAGATCGAGAACGCCTTCTTCATGCACCAGGCCCAGGGGCACTGGGTGATGCGCGCGCACGGTACGCCGGGCTACGTGGAGAGCCAGCCTGATTATCTGTTGGCCTGGGATGCCGAGGGCCGCCTGCAAGCGCTCAACAGCCTGGCCCGGCAGTGCCTGGTGCAGCGATTGGGGCGGCTGCCGGCGCACATTGGCGAGCTGTTCGACCAGGCGCAGTTGCGCCAGGTCTGCAACGCTTCGGCCCAGCGCCTGCCGGGGCTGGGTGGCCTGTATGGGCGGGTCAGCGCGCCGCGCCAGCGTACCCCCGCGTCGCCGCTGCACAGCGCGCAGGATTCGCGTATCGCACAGCATCTGCGCCTGGCGACGCGGGTCAAGGACTGCAACCTGGCGGTGCTGGTCGAGGGCGAGACGGGGGCGGGCAAGGAGGTGTTCGCCCGCCAGGTGCACCACCAGAGCCAGCGCAGCGCCGGTCCCTTCATCACGTTGAACTGTGCGGCCATTCCGGAAAGCCTCATCGAAAGCGAGCTGTTCGGCTATGTGGCCGGGGCCTTTACCGGGGCGTCGAGCAAGGGCATGCAGGGGCTGTTGCAGCAGGCGCACGGCGGCACCCTGTTCCTCGACGAGATCGGCGACATGCCGCTGAACCTGCAGACGCGTCTGCTGCGGGTGCTGGCCGAAGGTGAGGTGGCGCCGCTGGGCGCGGCGCGACGTGAGCGCGTCGACATTCAGGTGATCGCCGCCACGCACCGCGATCTGGCCGCGAGGGTGGCGCAGGGGCTGTTTCGCGAAGACCTCTATTACCGCCTGGCCAATGCCCGCTTCGCGCTGCCGCCGCTGCGCGCGCGCGAGGACAGGCTCGGTCTGATCCAGCGCTTGCTCGCCGAAGAGGCCGTGGCCTGCGGTGTGGACGTGGTGCTGAGCGATGCGGCGTTGCAGGCGCTGCTGGAATACCGCTGGCCTGGCAACCTGCGCCAGTTGCGCCAGGTGCTGCGCTATGCGTGCGCGGTGAGTGAGGGCGGGCAGGTGCAATGCAGGGATTTACCGCACGAGGTGCGCGGCGAGGTGCTGGAGACGGGCGACGGCGTGGTGTCCTGCCCAGCACGACAGGCGTTGCTCGACGCGTTGATTCGCCATCGCTGGAAACCGGCTGACGCCGCGCGTGCACTGGGCATTTCGCGGGCAACCTTGTATCGGCGAGTGCACGAGCATCGGATCGAGATGCCACGCATGAAAGGCTGA
- the accC gene encoding acetyl-CoA carboxylase biotin carboxylase subunit, with amino-acid sequence MSGKLEKVLIANRGEIALRILRACKELGIKTVAVHSTADRELMHLGLADESVCIGPASSKDSYLHIPAIIAAAEVTGATAIHPGYGFLAENADFAEQVEKSGFAFIGPKADTIRLMGDKVSAKDAMIKTGVPTVPGSDGPLPEDEETALAIAREVGYPVIIKAAGGGGGRGMRVVHKEEDLIASAKLTRTEAGAAFGNPMVYLEKFLTNPRHVEVQVLSDGQGNAIHLGDRDCSLQRRHQKVLEEAPAPGIDEKARQEVFKRCVDACIEIGYRGAGTFEFLYENGRFYFIEMNTRVQVEHPVSEMVTGVDIVKEMLSIAAGNKLSFRQEDIVVHGHSLECRINAEDPKKFIPSPGTVKHFHAPGGNGVRVDSHLYSGYSVPPNYDSLIGKLITWGKDRDEAMARMRNALDEIVVDGIKTNIPLHRDLVRDEGFCKGGVNIHYLEHKLANQE; translated from the coding sequence ATGTCTGGGAAGCTCGAAAAAGTCCTGATCGCCAACCGTGGGGAAATTGCCCTGCGGATCCTGCGTGCCTGCAAAGAGCTGGGCATCAAGACCGTCGCGGTGCACTCCACCGCCGACCGTGAACTGATGCACCTGGGCCTGGCAGACGAGTCGGTCTGCATCGGCCCTGCATCGTCCAAGGATTCCTACCTGCATATTCCGGCGATCATCGCGGCCGCCGAAGTCACCGGCGCCACGGCGATCCACCCGGGCTACGGCTTCCTGGCTGAAAACGCCGATTTCGCCGAACAGGTGGAAAAATCCGGGTTCGCCTTCATCGGCCCCAAGGCCGACACCATTCGCCTGATGGGCGACAAGGTGTCGGCCAAGGACGCCATGATCAAGACCGGCGTGCCTACCGTGCCGGGCTCCGACGGCCCGCTGCCGGAAGACGAAGAGACCGCACTGGCCATCGCCCGTGAAGTCGGCTATCCGGTGATCATCAAGGCCGCTGGCGGCGGCGGTGGTCGCGGCATGCGCGTGGTGCACAAGGAAGAGGACCTGATTGCCTCGGCCAAGCTCACCCGTACCGAAGCCGGTGCAGCCTTCGGCAACCCGATGGTGTACCTGGAAAAGTTCCTGACCAACCCGCGCCACGTGGAAGTCCAGGTCCTGTCCGACGGCCAAGGCAACGCGATCCACCTGGGCGACCGTGACTGCTCGCTGCAGCGCCGTCACCAGAAGGTACTGGAAGAAGCGCCAGCTCCAGGCATCGACGAGAAAGCCCGCCAGGAAGTGTTCAAGCGCTGCGTGGACGCGTGCATCGAGATCGGCTACCGCGGTGCAGGTACTTTCGAGTTCCTGTACGAGAACGGCCGCTTCTACTTCATCGAGATGAACACCCGCGTCCAGGTCGAGCACCCGGTCTCGGAAATGGTCACCGGTGTCGACATCGTCAAGGAGATGCTCAGCATCGCCGCAGGCAACAAGCTGTCGTTCCGCCAGGAAGATATCGTGGTCCACGGCCATTCGCTGGAATGCCGGATCAACGCCGAAGACCCGAAGAAGTTCATCCCGAGCCCAGGCACGGTGAAGCACTTCCACGCACCAGGTGGCAATGGCGTACGTGTCGATTCGCACCTGTACAGCGGCTATTCGGTCCCGCCGAACTACGACTCGCTGATCGGCAAGCTGATCACCTGGGGCAAGGACCGCGACGAGGCCATGGCCCGTATGCGCAATGCCCTGGACGAAATCGTCGTCGATGGCATCAAGACCAACATCCCGCTGCACCGCGACCTGGTGCGCGATGAAGGGTTCTGCAAAGGCGGCGTGAACATCCACTACCTCGAGCACAAACTGGCCAACCAGGAGTGA
- the accB gene encoding acetyl-CoA carboxylase biotin carboxyl carrier protein — MDIRKVKKLIELLEESGIDELEIKEGEESVRISRNSKTPAGAQYFAAPAPMAAPVAAPAPAAAPAAEAAAPALKGTVVRSPMVGTFYRKPSPTSPNFAEVGQSVKKGDTLCIVEAMKMMNHIEAEIGGVIDAILVEDGQPVEFDQPLFTVV; from the coding sequence ATGGATATCCGTAAAGTCAAAAAGCTGATCGAACTGCTGGAAGAGTCCGGCATCGACGAACTGGAGATCAAGGAAGGCGAAGAGTCCGTTCGCATCAGCCGTAACAGCAAAACCCCTGCCGGCGCCCAGTACTTCGCCGCGCCAGCGCCGATGGCCGCACCGGTTGCCGCACCTGCCCCTGCCGCTGCACCGGCCGCCGAAGCCGCAGCGCCTGCCCTCAAAGGCACCGTGGTCCGCTCGCCGATGGTCGGCACCTTCTACCGCAAGCCATCGCCGACCTCGCCGAACTTCGCTGAAGTGGGCCAGTCGGTGAAGAAAGGCGACACCCTGTGCATCGTCGAAGCCATGAAGATGATGAACCACATCGAAGCCGAAATCGGCGGTGTCATCGACGCCATCCTGGTAGAAGACGGCCAGCCGGTTGAGTTCGACCAGCCGCTGTTCACCGTCGTTTGA
- the aroQ gene encoding type II 3-dehydroquinate dehydratase — protein sequence MATLLVLHGPNLNLLGTREPGVYGAVTLAQINQDLEQRARAAGHHLQYLQSNAEYELIDRIHAARQEGVDFILINPAAFTHTSVALRDALLAVSIPFIEVHLSNVHKREPFRHHSYFSDVAVGVICGLGASGYRLALESALEHLAANAQPR from the coding sequence ACTGGTGCTGCACGGCCCTAACCTGAACCTGCTCGGCACCCGCGAGCCAGGCGTCTACGGCGCTGTCACCCTCGCCCAGATCAACCAGGACCTCGAGCAGCGCGCACGCGCCGCCGGCCACCATCTGCAGTACTTGCAGAGCAATGCCGAATACGAGCTGATCGACCGCATCCATGCGGCGCGCCAGGAAGGCGTGGATTTCATCCTGATCAATCCGGCAGCGTTCACCCACACCAGCGTCGCATTACGTGACGCATTGCTCGCAGTGAGCATCCCATTCATCGAAGTGCACCTCTCCAACGTGCACAAGCGTGAACCGTTCCGTCACCACTCCTACTTCTCCGACGTGGCTGTAGGCGTGATTTGCGGCCTGGGCGCCAGCGGCTACCGCCTGGCCCTGGAGTCGGCCCTGGAACACCTGGCTGCCAACGCACAGCCCCGATGA